One bacterium genomic window, TCAGGGCTACTTCGATACTCATTCGGGTGCTCTCCGTATTCTTCGCGGTGGCGGATCAGGCCTTGGCGCCCAAGCCGAGGCTCTCTTGGATTTTCAGGGCAAGCATCTTGCCGTCAAACGGCTTGGTCAAGTAGTTCTGGGCACCGGCTTTCAGTGCCTCGACGACACAATTCTGGTCGGCTTCGGAGGTCAGCATCATAACCACAATATTCTTGTAGCGGGGATCGGCCTTGATCGTCTTCAGCACGTCAAGTCCGGTCATGCCCGGCATATTCCAGTCTAAAATTACCAGTTGAATATCGGCCGTTTTTTCCTCGAGCAACTTGAGGGCTTGAGCGCCATCGGCAGCTTCCAGCACCTCCATGCCCATCTCGTCCACACTGCGTTTGACGATCCGGCGGATGGTCGTCGAGTCGTCTACCGAGAGAATCGCCATGGTCTGCCTCAGGCTAAGTCACAATCGGGGGTAGGTACCTTATGCCCGAACTTTTCGTGCAAACCACAGACCACCCTAAGCCGACATTCCAAAATGAACCCGAAGTTATTCTAATATCATCACGATCTTTTGATAATACGAAATTTACGGTCAATCTCTTAACCTGCATCTCGCCCGCGATGAAGTCGAGTGACCGCTATTCACGGCAACCATGGAGTGACAACTTCGCCGCGTTGCCAATCCGCAGCCGACGTAAATCACCGAAATACGGGATGAACAGGGGGAGAAAAGGATGGAGGGAGGGACGGTGGGTCAACGCAATTTGGAGAGCGCTCGCTCGAGGTCGGCCAGCAGATCGGCGGAGTCCTCAATACCCACCGATAACCGGATAAGGCCATCGCTGATACCCAGTTTTTCGCGCTCTGCTTGCGGTACGGAAGCGTGGGTCATAATCGCCGGGTGATCACAAAGTGACTCCACTCCCCCGAGCGATTCCGCCAGCGCGAACAGCCGCAGGCCGGAAATGAATTTCTTGGCCGCTTCCAGTCCGTCCGCCAGCTCAAAGCTGACCATGCCGCCGAAGCCGGTGGTTTGCTTCTTTCCGAGTTCATGCTGGGGATGCGAGCGCAGTCCGGGATAGCGAACCCAGTTCACTTCCCGGCGGCCCTCGATAACGCCGGCCACGTCGAAAGCGTTCTCCTGATGACGCTGCATGCGGACGGCGAGGGTTTTCAGTCCGCGCAGGACGAGAAAGCAATCGAACGGCGCGGGCACGCCGCCGACCGCGTTCTGCACGAACTGGAGTTCTTCGCAGAGCGCGTCGTCATTCACGATCAGGCAGCCCATCACCAGATCACTGTGGCCGTTCAGATACTTGGTCAGACTGTGCATAACGAGGTCCGCGCCAAGCTCGAGCGGTTTCTGAAAGTACGGCGTCATGAACGTGTTGTCCACCGCCAGTCGAACGCCGCGGTTGCGCGCGAGTTCAGCCACGCCGCGAATGTCAATGATTTTCAGTAATGGATTGGTGGGCGATTCGATCCAGATCCATTTCGTTTCCGGGCGGATTTGTTTTTCGACCCGCGTCAGATCGGAAAAATCCACGAAGTCGGAACGAATGCCCTGCTTTTCGCGAACGTTCTTGAGCACGCGGTAGGTTCCGCCGTATACGTCATCGCAGACGAGCACGTGATCGCCGGACTTCAGCGTGGAAAACAGCGCATCGGCGGCGGCCATTCCGCTCGCAAAGCAAAGCCCGTAGCGGCCACCTTCGAGAGCGGCCAGCGCGTTTTGGAGAGCCGCGCGGGTGGGGTTGCCGGTGCGCGAGTATTCGTAGCCTTTGTGGACTCCGAGTTCGGGTTGCACGTAGGTAGACGTCTGAAAGATTGGAGTCATGATCGCGCCAGTCACCGGTTCCGGCTCGACTCCGGCGTGAATGCAGGCGGTGTTGAAATGCATTTTTTCGCGGTTGTGATTCATGGGAGGAGAGAGAAAACTACAAACTACAAACTTCAAACTTTGAATGAACAGTCAATAGGAATTTTTCGTAGAGAAGGCGGAAATTTTTTGACCAAACGAACTGTCTTATTCCTTGATATTCATTCGTTTGTGGGGGAAAAGATGGCGCGAAAAGGGCGTGTTCTGTTCTTCCGGCAGATGATAATTCTATCCATTGGGGAGGGAAGTCGGTGGGAATCATCGGTGTGCGGGATTTGAACGCGGGGAGCCGGCGATTCGTTCCCCTATGGGAATTGGAGAGTTAGGGATTTCTCACCGTGCATGAGCAAGCCCAAAAGAAGGTCTGCCGGTTTCCCGATTCCGGGCACACTGGATTGGGGCGTACGCAACTCGTGGCGGGTCCATATCATGTTCCAGTGAATGGCGTTCGATCTCAAATCCATACCATATTCATTTCTGACGGAACCGGGTATTGAAGGAAGCCGTATAATCGGGTGATGTCGAAGTGGATCCTTTTATCACTTGGTCTTCTGGCCATTCTCAGCCTGGCAGCTTACCCGATATACTGCCTGCCCGAGCATGCGCACGACCACGAACACGCAAGCACTGGCCCCGACTGTGATTGCGGATGTCTCTGCCATGCTTCGGTTCAGGCGATTCCCAGTGATCCCTTTGTATTGCAGGTTCATCCGGGCCTTCCCGCCGCCCTTTCCTCTCCTAACCAAACGATCCCCCTTCCTCCGCTTTTTCTGATCGAACGACCTCCTCTTTCGACTCCCGAACACGTATAGCTTGTGTTTGATCTGCCGTTGCGCAGATGTTCACATGTAAACCGTTCGAGGAGTCCATATGCTCACGTCTTTTCTGAGCAGGCTGCTCCTTTGCGGGGTGGCCTGCCTTCTATTATCCCCCGCCATTCTCCGCGCCGATTCCCCACCCCTTGCGCGACTTCTGGCCTTGGCTGATAGCGCTTCCCCCGCTCTGTTGGAGGCGCGCCTCGCCGTGGCGGAAGCCCGTGCAAACCATACGTCCGCCCGCGGGTTTCCCAATCCCGCCGTGTTTTTTGAAAGCGAAGACCTTTCCCAAGACGGAATCGGCAGCCGCGAGTCCACGGTTGGTGTGCGGCAGAATCTGGGTTTCCTCTGGGCGCAAACGCCGCGCGCATCCGCCGCACGACTGGCCTATGAGGCGGCGCTGGCGCAGTATGAAGAGCAGCGGAGGCGGTTGAATGCCGATCTTGTGCTGGCCTTGACCCGGCTGCGTCAGTTGGAGATTGAGTGCCGGTTTCTTGATTCGCTGCTGGCAGTCACCGATGAGCTGCTGAGGCACGCGAATGCCCGACAACAAGCGGGAGATCTTTCGGATTATGACACGGAGAGAATCCGTCTCGAAGCGATTGAATTGAACAGCCGTTACGCAGCCGCTCTCGAAGCGGAACAGGAGGTCAAGGCGGACTTGACGCGACGGAGCGGACTTTCCTTCGCGCTCTTCGAACCGGCGGTTCTATCGGAGATTCCCGCTCCGGAATTT contains:
- a CDS encoding TolC family protein, with protein sequence MLTSFLSRLLLCGVACLLLSPAILRADSPPLARLLALADSASPALLEARLAVAEARANHTSARGFPNPAVFFESEDLSQDGIGSRESTVGVRQNLGFLWAQTPRASAARLAYEAALAQYEEQRRRLNADLVLALTRLRQLEIECRFLDSLLAVTDELLRHANARQQAGDLSDYDTERIRLEAIELNSRYAAALEAEQEVKADLTRRSGLSFALFEPAVLSEIPAPEFSDAGAAVHHAYSHRPLLREQEIRRTAAERNRTAASRNRLPDLSVALGQKKVVDGPEGFVWEVALELPLFHQRRSATTLARDQAGNAATLYESSKRTVEQDVRSAYAQWQALTRFGSEHLHGVGQRAQANLKLAVSLYLNGESGSLDLVDALRTGIDALTAAHELELGRTRAALHLRLATGLPLLEN
- a CDS encoding response regulator, producing the protein MAILSVDDSTTIRRIVKRSVDEMGMEVLEAADGAQALKLLEEKTADIQLVILDWNMPGMTGLDVLKTIKADPRYKNIVVMMLTSEADQNCVVEALKAGAQNYLTKPFDGKMLALKIQESLGLGAKA
- a CDS encoding cystathionine gamma-synthase, producing MNHNREKMHFNTACIHAGVEPEPVTGAIMTPIFQTSTYVQPELGVHKGYEYSRTGNPTRAALQNALAALEGGRYGLCFASGMAAADALFSTLKSGDHVLVCDDVYGGTYRVLKNVREKQGIRSDFVDFSDLTRVEKQIRPETKWIWIESPTNPLLKIIDIRGVAELARNRGVRLAVDNTFMTPYFQKPLELGADLVMHSLTKYLNGHSDLVMGCLIVNDDALCEELQFVQNAVGGVPAPFDCFLVLRGLKTLAVRMQRHQENAFDVAGVIEGRREVNWVRYPGLRSHPQHELGKKQTTGFGGMVSFELADGLEAAKKFISGLRLFALAESLGGVESLCDHPAIMTHASVPQAEREKLGISDGLIRLSVGIEDSADLLADLERALSKLR